A section of the Chloroflexota bacterium genome encodes:
- a CDS encoding dihydrodipicolinate synthase family protein produces MIDSQRLCGSMPAMITPLNDDYSVDTGAIAALIEFFIDNGAHGVVVLGSSGEFQGIAYGQRRRALAAAVAAAAGRIPVIGGAGLPNLWATIEQIQEAADCGVDATLVTPPYYFPIGQDEIVDWFARLVEASSLPILYYHFPVMTKLVAAPPTVRRLAECGVVGLKDSGGSTGWLHSALAATASNPGFKVFIGGDGHLLDALVNGGAGCIGLTQNVVPHISAQLYDAYQAGDLASAEKYQRQAVEFSNQLNAPPLGQPYAKAVLWKMGLCSPVVAPPMQRLSADAAEAAFARVESHLRVPVRE; encoded by the coding sequence ATGATTGACAGCCAACGGCTTTGCGGATCGATGCCGGCGATGATTACGCCGTTGAACGACGACTATTCAGTCGATACGGGCGCCATCGCGGCATTGATCGAATTCTTTATTGACAACGGCGCCCACGGCGTGGTCGTGCTGGGAAGTTCGGGGGAATTCCAGGGGATTGCTTACGGCCAGCGGCGCCGGGCGCTGGCAGCCGCGGTCGCCGCCGCCGCCGGCCGGATACCCGTAATCGGCGGTGCCGGACTGCCCAACCTCTGGGCGACCATCGAGCAGATCCAGGAGGCAGCCGATTGTGGCGTTGATGCAACGCTGGTGACTCCGCCCTACTATTTCCCGATCGGCCAGGACGAAATAGTCGACTGGTTCGCGCGCCTGGTCGAGGCTTCATCGCTCCCAATCCTTTATTACCACTTCCCGGTTATGACCAAGTTGGTCGCCGCCCCGCCCACTGTCAGGCGCCTGGCCGAATGCGGAGTCGTAGGACTAAAGGATTCAGGCGGTTCGACCGGCTGGTTGCATTCGGCCCTCGCCGCGACCGCGTCTAACCCAGGATTTAAGGTTTTTATCGGCGGTGACGGTCATCTCCTGGACGCATTGGTAAACGGCGGCGCGGGTTGTATCGGCCTCACCCAAAACGTCGTTCCGCACATTTCCGCGCAGCTCTACGACGCCTACCAGGCCGGCGACCTGGCCAGCGCCGAAAAATACCAGCGCCAGGCGGTCGAGTTCTCGAACCAACTCAATGCTCCGCCGCTCGGCCAGCCTTACGCCAAGGCGGTCCTCTGGAAGATGGGGCTCTGCTCACCGGTGGTGGCGCCACCTATGCAGCGTCTGTCGGCCGACGCCGCGGAAGCGGCATTCGCCCGGGTCGAGTCGCATTTGCGCGTGCCCGTCAGGGAGTGA
- a CDS encoding carbohydrate ABC transporter substrate-binding protein: protein MHIREAMRMHDSKLSRRKLMATGLAGGAAAAALAACGETVVEERVVTQVVEVEKVVTEVVTETVTEVESKILEVEKIVEVERDAGEVEIFSWWTNAGEVEALNTLFKNLQASVPGIEIINAAIAGGSGPGGNAKAILTTRMLAGEPPDSFQIHWGHELTYSHVSPNPNVEPLDDLWLEEGYFEQYPEGFVENGSFDGKVWAVPVNIHRSNVMWFDKQFFRDTGIPDPTTYETWDDAFNAYDDIKATGRAPFSIGEVRPFYTGHVLENVILGVLGGQGYVDLFNGNSDWNGDAITQSLEITKNLVENYVNEDILSVDPATAFEKIFSDGENGGVMTINGDWAEGFYRGKGYDGQYGYARPPGTQGHYMALCDAFTLPTGAPNPENAIAFLKVCGSQEGQDEFNHFKGSISVGSDPNLTYFNNYQKEAIKDWQDPSTFIAPSVVHGFAARQSWITEFVNIGNTFSAEVRSGDANAVANAQASMQRACEDSAICT, encoded by the coding sequence ATGCACATCAGGGAGGCGATGCGAATGCACGATTCCAAACTCAGCCGCCGCAAGCTAATGGCCACCGGTCTTGCCGGTGGGGCCGCTGCTGCGGCCTTGGCTGCTTGTGGCGAAACCGTGGTGGAAGAGCGAGTCGTCACCCAAGTCGTCGAAGTCGAGAAGGTCGTGACCGAAGTCGTGACGGAAACCGTCACTGAAGTCGAGTCCAAGATCCTCGAAGTCGAAAAGATCGTTGAGGTCGAACGCGACGCTGGTGAAGTCGAGATCTTCTCCTGGTGGACAAATGCAGGTGAGGTGGAAGCCCTCAACACGCTGTTTAAGAACCTACAGGCGAGCGTTCCCGGCATCGAAATCATCAATGCCGCGATTGCTGGTGGCTCGGGTCCAGGTGGGAACGCCAAGGCGATCCTCACGACCCGGATGCTGGCCGGTGAGCCGCCTGACTCCTTCCAGATTCACTGGGGTCACGAGTTGACTTACTCGCACGTGTCCCCGAATCCCAACGTCGAGCCTCTCGACGACCTCTGGCTGGAGGAAGGTTACTTCGAGCAATACCCCGAGGGGTTCGTTGAAAACGGTAGTTTTGACGGCAAAGTTTGGGCAGTGCCAGTCAACATTCACCGCTCGAACGTAATGTGGTTCGACAAGCAGTTCTTCCGAGACACGGGAATACCGGACCCGACCACCTACGAGACCTGGGACGACGCTTTTAACGCCTACGATGACATCAAGGCGACCGGGCGCGCTCCGTTCTCAATCGGTGAGGTTCGACCTTTCTACACCGGTCACGTTCTTGAAAACGTGATCCTCGGTGTTCTTGGGGGACAAGGCTACGTCGATCTGTTCAACGGCAACAGCGACTGGAACGGCGATGCCATTACCCAGTCACTGGAGATCACCAAGAACCTGGTCGAAAACTACGTTAACGAGGACATCCTCAGCGTTGACCCGGCTACCGCGTTCGAGAAGATCTTCTCGGATGGTGAAAACGGCGGGGTCATGACGATCAACGGCGACTGGGCCGAGGGTTTCTACCGCGGCAAGGGCTACGACGGCCAGTACGGCTACGCCCGACCGCCCGGGACCCAGGGGCACTACATGGCTCTGTGTGACGCGTTCACACTGCCAACCGGTGCGCCAAATCCCGAGAACGCGATTGCATTCCTGAAGGTATGTGGTTCGCAAGAAGGACAGGACGAGTTCAACCACTTCAAAGGTTCGATCTCGGTGGGTAGCGATCCCAACCTGACCTACTTCAACAACTACCAGAAGGAAGCGATCAAGGACTGGCAAGACCCGTCCACGTTCATCGCCCCGAGCGTCGTGCACGGTTTCGCCGCACGGCAGAGCTGGATTACCGAATTCGTCAACATCGGCAACACTTTCTCAGCGGAAGTGCGCAGCGGTGACGCGAACGCGGTGGCGAACGCTCAGGCCTCAATGCAGCGAGCCTGCGAAGACTCGGCAATCTGCACCTAG
- a CDS encoding sugar ABC transporter permease, translating to MATPALTRPPQPQRSALARAWRFVNRDRVLALIVLAPSLLLVAIFIYGFIAWTSLVAFLEWNLPNTPVSIAGPYNGIDNWQWLFELPRWYKDIRNMVIFTVLFLAECMILGFLIAAFLDQQVKGEGFFRTIYIMPFAISAVVTGVVWQWMMHQTNGFNRLIDILGFNHILGLFGLGPFEWLWMSDQNIGMVAISFAASWQMVGYTMALYFAGIRGISQDLREAAQIDGAGTVALYLNIIIPLVRPVSLTAFIILFGLALRLFDLVAAIGGSGINFSTDTFAYHMVQLAFQDLRFARGAVIAVIMVLLSAIVVVPYLWSIRREV from the coding sequence ATGGCCACCCCAGCACTCACTAGACCCCCGCAGCCGCAGCGCAGCGCCTTGGCCCGCGCCTGGCGCTTCGTGAACCGCGATCGGGTACTGGCGCTTATCGTCCTAGCGCCATCTCTGCTGCTGGTGGCCATCTTCATTTACGGGTTCATCGCCTGGACGTCGCTGGTGGCGTTCCTGGAGTGGAACCTCCCCAATACGCCGGTATCGATCGCCGGTCCCTACAACGGCATTGACAACTGGCAGTGGTTGTTCGAGTTACCGCGCTGGTACAAGGACATCCGCAACATGGTGATCTTCACCGTGCTGTTTCTTGCCGAATGCATGATCCTGGGGTTCCTGATCGCCGCATTTCTGGACCAGCAGGTCAAGGGCGAGGGCTTCTTCCGGACGATTTACATCATGCCGTTTGCAATTTCGGCAGTCGTCACCGGGGTGGTCTGGCAGTGGATGATGCACCAGACCAACGGCTTCAACCGGCTGATCGACATCCTTGGCTTCAATCACATTCTGGGGTTGTTTGGTCTCGGGCCATTTGAGTGGCTCTGGATGTCGGACCAGAACATCGGGATGGTGGCAATATCCTTTGCCGCCTCCTGGCAAATGGTTGGGTACACCATGGCCCTTTACTTTGCGGGCATCCGCGGCATCTCGCAGGACCTGCGTGAGGCCGCCCAGATCGATGGGGCCGGAACCGTAGCCCTTTACCTGAACATAATCATTCCGCTGGTGCGCCCGGTCTCCTTGACCGCCTTCATCATTCTGTTCGGGCTCGCGCTGCGCCTGTTCGACCTGGTTGCTGCAATCGGCGGTTCGGGCATTAATTTCTCAACCGACACGTTCGCGTATCACATGGTCCAGCTCGCATTCCAGGACCTAAGATTTGCTCGCGGTGCGGTGATCGCAGTGATCATGGTCCTCTTGTCGGCGATCGTAGTGGTGCCCTACCTGTGGAGCATCCGAAGGGAAGTCTGA
- a CDS encoding Gfo/Idh/MocA family oxidoreductase — MRAGQSRLPNKCEGARVDPVGVGFIGLGQTVNLWHIPFIAGSSLVRAVAGVDITPARRDLMAPHIHGPVGAEIDSLLANPEVEIVVVATPHRFHKEHVIASLEAGKHVICEKPLGLNLADAREIAEVANRCQRYASVYQNRRFDADSLAIKKAVDGGAIGDLISISRAHYRDRPHTDMAAQEYRPDWRLESWAGHLIDWGPHLLNQLQHFAGAKPKSVYCHLRGVKWTTESDDFFTLLVEFENGVLGKAEVCVFAHDGQKEWHLIGSEATLSCQGWGEPIYVYGSNGDKTEVKTGEHRWADIYESLARFIRGEGEPAVSTREALETMELIEAARISAQTGRSVDLPLS, encoded by the coding sequence ATGCGGGCCGGCCAATCCCGATTACCAAACAAATGCGAGGGTGCGCGCGTGGACCCGGTCGGCGTCGGCTTCATCGGACTTGGCCAAACCGTAAATCTCTGGCATATTCCCTTCATTGCAGGTTCGTCGCTGGTACGCGCCGTCGCCGGCGTCGACATCACGCCGGCTCGCCGCGATCTCATGGCCCCGCACATTCACGGGCCGGTGGGGGCGGAAATAGATTCCTTGCTGGCCAACCCCGAGGTCGAAATAGTGGTGGTTGCAACGCCCCATCGCTTCCACAAAGAGCACGTAATCGCATCCCTTGAAGCCGGCAAGCACGTTATCTGCGAAAAGCCACTTGGGCTCAATCTGGCCGACGCGCGAGAAATCGCGGAGGTGGCCAATCGCTGTCAGCGCTATGCGTCGGTGTATCAGAACCGGCGATTTGACGCCGATTCGCTGGCAATCAAGAAGGCGGTCGACGGCGGTGCGATTGGGGACCTGATTTCAATCTCGCGCGCCCATTACCGCGACCGGCCGCACACCGACATGGCGGCCCAGGAATACCGTCCCGATTGGCGGCTCGAGTCCTGGGCCGGACACCTGATCGACTGGGGACCGCATCTGCTCAACCAGCTTCAGCACTTTGCCGGTGCAAAGCCGAAGTCGGTCTATTGCCATCTGCGTGGAGTGAAGTGGACGACCGAGTCCGACGACTTCTTCACCCTGCTGGTCGAATTTGAAAACGGAGTCCTGGGCAAGGCCGAGGTCTGCGTTTTCGCCCACGACGGCCAGAAGGAGTGGCACCTCATCGGCAGCGAGGCAACCTTGTCCTGCCAAGGATGGGGGGAGCCCATTTACGTGTACGGATCCAATGGGGACAAGACCGAGGTGAAGACTGGTGAGCACCGCTGGGCCGATATCTACGAATCGCTGGCGCGATTCATCCGGGGCGAGGGCGAACCGGCGGTCTCGACCAGGGAAGCCCTGGAAACGATGGAATTGATCGAGGCGGCGCGTATTTCCGCCCAGACCGGGCGTTCGGTCGACCTTCCCCTCAGCTGA